One genomic window of Methanosarcina acetivorans C2A includes the following:
- the cbiQ gene encoding cobalt ECF transporter T component CbiQ: MVPNWMKEVNVGFCKCPAIYHGKKSFIGRTIKEIFEFIETSFVTESYSRRKGLLQSLDPRVKLISIMAVIFATALLADLRALIFIYVFSLLTAYLSKIEIKFFIKRVWLFIPIFSAIIVFPMIFNIFFPGDPLIQLIYLGPGVHMGPFLLPENIYITRQGVYAASIFIMRVATCVSAIVLLFLTTPQQMLFKSVRSVGVPKIYVLTLGMTYRYIFLLTSLVRDMYIAKRARTIKSRSMFEEQKWVGGRIGYTLMRSLDISEKVHMAMISRGFNGDFKTMQEFKMHKRDYIAGAIAISLSAVLVLISQNTIR; this comes from the coding sequence ATGGTCCCGAACTGGATGAAAGAAGTAAATGTAGGATTTTGCAAGTGCCCTGCTATTTATCACGGCAAGAAGAGCTTCATAGGCAGGACAATTAAAGAAATTTTTGAGTTCATAGAGACTTCTTTTGTTACGGAAAGCTATTCAAGGCGCAAAGGTTTGCTTCAGAGTCTGGATCCCAGGGTCAAGCTGATTTCCATCATGGCCGTGATATTCGCAACGGCCTTATTAGCGGATCTGAGAGCGCTGATATTTATCTATGTTTTTTCATTACTAACTGCATACCTCAGCAAGATTGAAATCAAGTTTTTCATCAAACGGGTCTGGCTCTTCATTCCCATCTTTTCAGCAATCATTGTCTTTCCCATGATTTTCAACATCTTCTTTCCGGGTGATCCACTTATTCAATTGATATATCTGGGACCCGGTGTCCACATGGGGCCGTTTCTGTTGCCGGAAAATATATACATTACCAGACAGGGAGTCTATGCAGCAAGTATATTTATCATGCGTGTTGCAACGTGTGTTTCTGCCATAGTTCTGCTCTTTCTTACCACACCTCAGCAAATGCTCTTTAAGTCAGTACGCAGTGTTGGCGTTCCGAAGATCTATGTTCTCACGCTAGGTATGACCTACAGGTATATTTTCTTACTAACCAGTCTGGTCCGCGATATGTACATTGCAAAGAGAGCCAGGACCATAAAGTCTCGAAGCATGTTTGAGGAGCAGAAATGGGTTGGGGGACGCATAGGATATACACTGATGAGATCTCTGGATATAAGCGAAAAAGTTCATATGGCCATGATATCCAGGGGCTTCAACGGGGATTTTAAGACAATGCAGGAGTTCAAGATGCATAAGCGAGATTATATAGCAGGTGCAATCGCAATATCCCTGAGCGCAGTCCTGGTGTTGATCTCACAGAACACCATCAGGTGA
- the cbiM gene encoding cobalt transporter CbiM gives MHIPDGYLGPSTFISFWIIMIPIWAYAGRKMRNLGSRRVPLLALASAFTFVIMMFNIPVPGGSSGHAVGGTVIAVVIGPWAAVIAISIALALQALMFGDGGLTAYAANCFFMAVLMPFIGYYTYKFISGSTDIKSSRRVIAIAIGAWLAITVSATLIGLVLGLQPILYKNESGLPLYMPYPLSVTVPAMFLEHAFLFSILEALVSALIFAYIQRADPSIFYAEKTKPQEISKKGKLLRNLTVGLILLIILTPLGLLVAGTAYGEWAPEELKARIGFVPPGLEKLSGIWNAPFLDYSLSSLHPAIGYVIAAIVGVLLCMGILYFIGRRIVKD, from the coding sequence ATGCATATTCCAGATGGTTATTTAGGGCCAAGTACGTTTATCTCGTTCTGGATCATCATGATTCCGATTTGGGCTTACGCGGGAAGGAAAATGAGGAATCTTGGATCGAGAAGAGTTCCACTGCTTGCTCTAGCGTCTGCATTCACCTTTGTAATTATGATGTTCAATATACCTGTACCTGGTGGAAGCAGTGGCCATGCGGTAGGGGGAACTGTAATTGCCGTCGTTATAGGGCCGTGGGCTGCAGTTATAGCCATATCTATAGCCCTGGCGCTGCAAGCGCTGATGTTCGGAGATGGGGGGCTCACCGCTTATGCTGCAAACTGTTTCTTCATGGCAGTTCTTATGCCTTTTATCGGTTACTATACCTACAAATTTATTAGCGGATCCACAGACATCAAATCCTCACGAAGAGTAATAGCCATAGCCATCGGGGCCTGGTTAGCTATCACTGTCTCAGCTACACTGATCGGACTTGTTCTTGGATTACAGCCTATTTTATATAAAAACGAAAGCGGTTTACCTCTTTATATGCCATATCCACTGAGTGTGACCGTTCCAGCGATGTTTTTGGAACATGCATTTCTATTCAGTATTCTTGAGGCATTGGTTTCGGCATTGATATTCGCCTATATCCAGAGAGCAGATCCATCCATATTTTATGCAGAAAAAACTAAGCCTCAAGAAATATCGAAGAAAGGCAAGCTTTTGAGAAACTTGACTGTTGGCCTGATATTGTTGATAATCCTGACGCCTTTAGGTCTGCTTGTGGCAGGCACTGCATATGGCGAATGGGCGCCAGAAGAGCTCAAAGCTAGGATTGGCTTTGTGCCACCGGGCCTGGAAAAACTTTCAGGTATCTGGAATGCGCCATTTTTAGACTACAGCCTTTCCAGTCTCCATCCGGCTATCGGATACGTCATAGCAGCCATAGTAGGGGTACTGTTATGCATGGGCATCTTGTACTTCATTGGCAGGAGGATAGTCAAGGACTAA
- a CDS encoding MEDS domain-containing protein — protein MWMGTKIRSSGINIIGDIPWGTHLCQFYQTKEDLMDILVPYFKAGLKDHEFCIWITSQPSDVEEAKEALRKSIPDIDIYLEKGQIEIISYMHWNSKGSKEGIFDPERLINRWIEKLNNALADGYDGLRLTENISWLEKENRSDFLKFEEKIDSVIGNHRIAALFTYSLDMFDTIEIIDIVANHRFSLIKRKGAWQQIESHKHKKVEESHKHKKVENTAIRSVQGPEVRSKEAYDHLEELVKERTIQLKKAYIQLKESEKDLAEAQKMAHIGSWKWDIVTDELYWSDEVYHIFGFNPHEFRETFDIFFDHIHPDDRDFVNTAIKKALDGEQFNNNFRVISADGEERIVHAQGEVIFNEKNAPIRMRGTLQDITERIKIEDLLMLSEEKYHSFIRNFTGIAFQQDKDFNLEFVKGSVEEITGYSEEELMSKKQWKKLVEKEDLPLFLKKEKEVKNAPSPYYGKLSYRIRCKDGKIKWVHEVYQKIPGKDGKFDSYQSTVSDVTERIKAKEALVKIEDARKKEIHHRIKNNLQVISSLLDLQAEKFSHREAVPTLEILEAFKESQNRVISMSLIHEELYKGEGTDTLNFSVYLRKLAENLFQTYSLCSKNIRLYMDLEENTFFNIDVAVPLGIIVNELVSNSLKHAFAENKEGEIQIKLCREESDCEMSKSLFSLIISDNGKGIPENVELGSVDSLGLQLVSILVNQVDGKIELKKAQGTEFRIIFSITERS, from the coding sequence ATGTGGATGGGAACGAAAATCAGGAGTTCTGGTATCAATATTATTGGAGATATACCCTGGGGAACCCACTTGTGCCAGTTCTACCAAACCAAGGAAGATTTGATGGATATACTTGTTCCCTATTTTAAAGCAGGGCTGAAAGATCACGAATTCTGTATCTGGATTACCTCACAACCTTCAGATGTAGAAGAGGCGAAAGAAGCTTTGAGAAAGTCCATTCCTGATATTGATATTTATCTGGAAAAAGGGCAAATTGAAATTATTTCCTATATGCATTGGAATTCTAAAGGAAGCAAAGAAGGTATTTTTGATCCGGAAAGACTGATAAATAGGTGGATCGAAAAACTTAACAATGCTCTGGCCGACGGCTATGACGGTTTAAGGTTGACAGAAAATATTTCCTGGTTAGAAAAAGAAAACCGGAGTGATTTCCTTAAGTTTGAGGAAAAAATTGATAGTGTCATAGGAAATCACCGGATAGCAGCTCTGTTCACTTATTCTCTTGACATGTTCGACACAATCGAGATAATTGACATTGTCGCAAATCATCGATTCTCTTTGATCAAAAGAAAGGGAGCATGGCAACAGATAGAAAGTCACAAACACAAGAAAGTAGAAGAAAGTCACAAACACAAGAAAGTAGAAAATACAGCTATTCGGTCTGTACAGGGCCCAGAAGTTAGATCAAAGGAAGCATACGATCACCTAGAAGAACTTGTTAAAGAAAGAACAATCCAGCTTAAAAAAGCTTACATCCAGTTGAAAGAAAGTGAAAAAGATCTCGCCGAAGCTCAAAAAATGGCTCATATCGGGAGCTGGAAATGGGATATTGTAACTGATGAACTGTATTGGTCTGATGAAGTTTATCACATCTTTGGATTTAATCCTCACGAGTTCAGAGAAACTTTCGATATATTTTTTGATCACATACATCCTGACGATCGAGACTTTGTGAATACGGCAATTAAAAAAGCGTTGGATGGTGAACAATTTAATAATAATTTCAGAGTTATCTCGGCTGATGGGGAAGAGCGTATAGTCCATGCACAAGGAGAAGTTATTTTTAATGAGAAAAATGCTCCTATTCGAATGAGAGGAACACTCCAGGACATTACGGAGCGAATCAAAATCGAAGACTTGCTCATGTTAAGCGAGGAAAAATACCATTCTTTCATACGGAATTTTACAGGGATTGCTTTTCAGCAAGATAAGGATTTCAACCTTGAATTTGTAAAAGGGAGTGTAGAAGAGATTACCGGGTACAGCGAAGAAGAGTTAATGTCCAAAAAGCAGTGGAAAAAGCTTGTTGAGAAGGAAGACCTGCCTTTATTCCTTAAAAAAGAAAAAGAGGTCAAAAATGCTCCCTCTCCGTATTATGGAAAACTCAGCTACAGAATAAGATGCAAGGACGGAAAAATAAAATGGGTGCATGAAGTATATCAAAAAATTCCGGGCAAGGATGGAAAATTTGATAGTTACCAGAGCACAGTATCCGACGTTACTGAGAGAATAAAGGCAAAAGAAGCCCTGGTAAAAATTGAGGATGCCAGGAAAAAAGAAATTCATCACAGAATTAAAAATAACTTGCAGGTAATCTCTTCTCTTCTTGATCTTCAGGCCGAAAAGTTCAGTCATAGAGAAGCTGTTCCTACTCTGGAGATTCTCGAAGCTTTCAAGGAAAGTCAGAACCGAGTAATTTCAATGTCCCTAATTCATGAAGAACTCTATAAAGGAGAAGGAACTGATACACTGAACTTTTCTGTGTACCTCCGAAAGTTAGCTGAAAACCTTTTCCAGACTTACAGTCTTTGTAGCAAAAATATCCGACTGTATATGGACCTGGAAGAAAATACGTTCTTTAATATTGATGTTGCTGTCCCGTTAGGAATAATTGTTAACGAACTCGTTTCCAACTCCCTCAAGCATGCATTCGCTGAAAATAAGGAAGGGGAAATTCAAATCAAGCTTTGCAGGGAAGAATCGGATTGTGAAATGAGCAAATCCCTTTTCAGTCTGATAATTTCAGATAATGGAAAAGGAATTCCTGAAAATGTAGAGTTGGGGAGTGTTGATTCACTCGGACTGCAGCTGGTAAGTATTCTTGTTAACCAGGTGGATGGAAAAATTGAGCTTAAAAAGGCACAGGGAACGGAATTCAGAATTATATTTAGTATAACGGAAAGATCATAG
- the dinB gene encoding DNA polymerase IV, with protein MQRVIIHVDMDYFYAAIEEREKPELLGKAVVVCMLSGRSELSGSVSTCNYIAREFGIRSGMPCSRAKKLNPEAVFLPVRKEFYTSVSDRIMEILRSYADPGENGDSFEQISVDEAFLEITYRAGGDFNLAFELGMQIKKEIKEKENLTCSIGIGPNKLIAKMASSAKKPDGITVVSPENQEAFLWPLKVSKLWGIGDVTAKKLQEMDIVTVKDLAEHDVIELISTFGKSRGTWLKQAASGIDDSPLKEREGSEQIGRIATLPEDTLDQELILSLLEKLAGDVIEKLDSRELSFRVVTVTVINSNFRTYTKSRTLNHPVSSKETLLEAAREILSEFLSESKTEFRRVGVRVGGLQKKKGQTSLFDY; from the coding sequence ATGCAGCGGGTAATTATTCATGTAGACATGGACTATTTTTATGCAGCCATAGAGGAACGGGAAAAACCCGAACTCCTCGGGAAAGCCGTTGTGGTCTGCATGCTTTCCGGGCGAAGCGAACTCAGCGGATCGGTAAGCACATGCAATTACATTGCTCGAGAGTTTGGAATAAGGTCGGGAATGCCCTGTTCAAGGGCAAAGAAACTTAACCCTGAAGCCGTTTTCCTGCCGGTCAGGAAGGAGTTTTACACTTCGGTTTCGGACAGGATCATGGAAATCCTTCGCAGCTATGCAGATCCCGGAGAAAATGGAGATTCCTTTGAACAGATAAGTGTTGATGAAGCTTTCCTTGAAATTACCTACAGGGCAGGAGGAGACTTTAACCTGGCTTTTGAGCTGGGGATGCAGATAAAGAAGGAAATAAAAGAAAAAGAAAACCTGACCTGCTCTATAGGAATAGGTCCTAACAAACTGATTGCCAAGATGGCTTCTTCCGCAAAAAAACCTGATGGGATTACGGTAGTGAGCCCGGAAAACCAGGAAGCCTTTCTCTGGCCCCTGAAGGTATCCAAACTCTGGGGGATAGGGGATGTAACTGCAAAAAAATTGCAGGAAATGGACATAGTTACGGTAAAGGACTTAGCGGAACATGATGTTATCGAACTTATTTCCACTTTTGGGAAATCCCGGGGCACGTGGCTTAAGCAGGCTGCCTCAGGAATAGATGACTCTCCCCTTAAGGAAAGAGAAGGCTCGGAACAGATAGGGAGGATTGCAACTCTGCCTGAGGATACGCTGGACCAGGAGCTTATCCTTTCGCTGCTGGAGAAGCTTGCAGGAGACGTTATTGAAAAACTGGACTCAAGGGAGCTCTCCTTCAGGGTTGTAACCGTTACGGTCATAAACTCAAATTTCAGGACGTATACGAAGAGCCGTACCCTCAATCATCCGGTTTCTTCAAAGGAAACCTTGCTTGAAGCTGCCCGTGAAATCCTTAGCGAGTTCCTTTCGGAAAGCAAAACCGAATTCCGGCGTGTGGGAGTAAGGGTAGGGGGGCTTCAGAAAAAAAAAGGTCAGACAAGCCTTTTTGATTATTAA
- a CDS encoding protease inhibitor I42 family protein, whose protein sequence is MIKKPFTIQFPENPVSGFSWDIATSNGLQIMRDRFVPEDEEQTGSGGYRIWDIRVTSQGSQKITGTYRRGNQIASCFEINIDAE, encoded by the coding sequence ATGATTAAAAAACCGTTTACAATCCAGTTTCCGGAAAATCCGGTCAGCGGATTCAGCTGGGACATCGCAACCAGTAACGGCTTACAGATAATGAGGGACAGGTTCGTCCCCGAAGATGAGGAACAGACAGGTAGTGGGGGATACCGTATATGGGATATTCGGGTAACTTCTCAGGGTAGTCAAAAGATAACAGGTACATACCGGAGGGGCAATCAGATAGCAAGTTGCTTTGAGATCAATATTGATGCCGAATAA
- a CDS encoding UPF0228 family protein, with protein sequence MGKISTELAIFVIFLILVVLWGLFIKTPVDKEPTVNNELKVCGIYVQFENGTSDYEVETILENYNMTVNYSIEYNNRNMADDCYIMLDKDERDVRRELSEEMKEENQDWMVSSPSHVVRKGDYYVIMVSEQAINDETFLAILEKYDIRLKKSVWCYIRFEKPDGTRYWIPEEDAIRIKNELENNESVFSVHIGYIYDQ encoded by the coding sequence ATGGGCAAAATCAGTACAGAACTCGCTATTTTTGTTATATTTCTTATTCTTGTAGTTCTTTGGGGGTTATTTATTAAGACGCCAGTTGATAAGGAACCAACGGTCAACAATGAGCTTAAGGTATGCGGCATATATGTCCAGTTTGAAAACGGAACTTCCGATTATGAAGTTGAAACTATTCTTGAAAACTACAACATGACTGTGAACTATAGTATCGAATACAATAATAGGAATATGGCGGACGACTGCTACATCATGTTAGACAAAGATGAAAGGGATGTAAGGCGCGAACTGAGTGAAGAAATGAAGGAAGAGAATCAAGACTGGATGGTGTCTTCTCCTTCACATGTTGTCCGGAAAGGAGATTATTACGTAATTATGGTATCTGAGCAGGCTATTAATGATGAAACTTTTCTTGCGATACTGGAGAAATATGATATTCGGTTGAAAAAGTCTGTCTGGTGCTATATTCGCTTTGAAAAGCCGGACGGGACCAGATATTGGATTCCGGAAGAAGATGCGATCAGAATAAAAAATGAGCTTGAAAATAATGAAAGTGTTTTTTCTGTACATATTGGCTATATCTATGATCAATAA
- a CDS encoding beta-propeller fold lactonase family protein, producing MVMSNKARRGHTLIRAFGTTAFVILTLVGLAGAAPFAYVTSIGIDTGTVFVIDTATDSLTAVIPVEGWAGEVAINPAGTKVYVTDISGLSTTVSVIDTATNTVDAVVDVGGYPRGVAVNPTGSRVYVTNRYSRVEDNSNNVSVINTVIGTSTNTVMDPVNMGLSTYNVAFTPDGEKIYATNSRNNTTSVLDAATNKVTATVPVGDYPTDVAISPDGNKVYVINSGSNNVSVIDTNTNNVTGTVPVGDGPSDIAVSPDGTKIYVTNSGSLDEPGNTVSVINTATNSVTATVSIGTAPRGVAVTPDGKKAYVVVSDIHSSDYTDNVSVIDTTTNKVTATVNTGKYTMNCPFGVVIGPLKCSEITDQIKIVSSNETDKSTVAIFNATEDIGVEETNFSPSDEKNITVPNNSNNTNNNNSESDNGSGSGENESRKSNSAPGFGLLGSLACLYGGWKLGKK from the coding sequence ATGGTAATGTCTAATAAAGCACGTAGAGGACATACTCTCATAAGAGCTTTTGGAACAACGGCGTTTGTGATTCTAACACTGGTGGGCTTAGCAGGCGCAGCTCCATTTGCATATGTGACGAGTATAGGAATCGACACCGGTACTGTCTTTGTAATTGACACCGCAACTGACAGTCTAACAGCTGTGATACCTGTAGAAGGCTGGGCCGGAGAAGTCGCAATCAACCCTGCAGGAACAAAGGTATATGTGACAGACATATCAGGATTAAGCACCACCGTCTCTGTAATTGATACAGCTACAAATACAGTTGATGCCGTAGTGGATGTGGGGGGTTATCCTCGAGGAGTTGCAGTCAATCCGACGGGATCAAGGGTTTATGTAACGAATCGTTACAGTAGAGTAGAGGATAATAGCAACAATGTCTCTGTAATTAACACAGTAATTGGCACATCCACAAACACTGTAATGGATCCGGTTAATATGGGGTTGAGTACTTATAACGTTGCATTTACACCGGATGGGGAAAAAATCTATGCTACTAACAGCCGCAATAACACTACTTCTGTGCTTGATGCGGCTACAAACAAAGTTACAGCCACTGTACCTGTAGGAGACTATCCTACTGATGTTGCAATCAGTCCTGATGGAAATAAGGTGTATGTGATTAATTCGGGCAGCAACAATGTTTCTGTAATTGACACCAATACAAACAACGTTACAGGAACTGTGCCTGTAGGAGACGGGCCCAGTGATATTGCGGTCAGTCCTGATGGAACTAAAATATATGTGACGAACTCCGGTTCCCTTGATGAACCGGGTAACACTGTTTCTGTAATTAATACAGCAACAAACAGTGTTACAGCTACAGTGTCCATAGGAACTGCTCCCAGAGGAGTTGCAGTCACTCCAGATGGAAAAAAGGCCTATGTAGTGGTCTCTGATATTCACTCCAGTGACTACACAGATAATGTCTCCGTAATTGACACAACCACAAACAAAGTTACAGCAACTGTAAATACAGGAAAATATACTATGAACTGTCCTTTTGGAGTTGTCATTGGACCTCTTAAATGTTCTGAAATTACTGATCAAATTAAGATTGTAAGTTCCAATGAAACTGACAAAAGTACAGTGGCTATTTTTAATGCAACTGAAGATATAGGAGTTGAAGAAACTAACTTCTCGCCGTCTGACGAAAAAAACATTACTGTACCCAACAATTCAAACAACACTAACAATAATAACTCTGAATCTGATAATGGCAGTGGTTCAGGTGAAAACGAGTCGAGAAAGAGTAACTCTGCTCCGGGCTTTGGATTGTTGGGAAGCTTAGCCTGTCTGTATGGTGGATGGAAACTCGGGAAAAAGTAA
- a CDS encoding PKD domain-containing protein, whose product MEINRQIICPLIFVVFLVTITGSVSGVAADPEVKMKPVGHFGGTTDAVDVAGNYAYVGQGQDLLILDITNPSSPVLVSKIMIEGLVRDVKVSRDYAYVADEDNGLMIVDISNPASPTLKGSYNISGYTYCVAVSGNYAYVTDDDGFLIVDISNPSDPILKGRYAGSTGDIAVSGNYTFVADWDNGLMIVDISNPSSPVFKGSYDTEGGIYGVSISGNYAYVADGNAGLLIVDVSNPSSPTLKGSYNTAGIACDVSVLGKYAYVADNDKGLAIIDISNPSSPTLKGSCDTPGYARDISASGNYVCIADKNDFVIVDISNPSYPGLKEIYNTIGMSKSISISGNYAYVADWDNGLLIVDISNPSSPILKGSCNTPGSAQDVVVSGDYAYIADRNDLVIVDISNPSSPILKETFNTGGWAQHITVSGNYAYVTDNANGIFIVDIGNPSSPTLKGIYDTSPTVIENYAYIACIWNVEVSGNYAYVADEGDGLLIVDISNPSSPILTGSYDTAGHACDVAVSGNYAYVADSKNGLVVIDISNPSSPVMIGRYDTAGYADRVSISGNYAYVAVDNGLIIVDISNPSSPILKGIYAVYASDIEVSGNYIYAIDGVNGLVILKANPEHSAFFVADFSSNITSGYAPLSVQFNDRSQNATLWNWDFGDGFNSTDQNPVHTYSSAGTYTVNLTVNNEGRTASKEAAIFVLNATSPGENGIVGEGNGSSGATLTTDTGIPAKESKRTPGFEIVYGMISLTVAFWIKEK is encoded by the coding sequence ATGGAAATAAACAGACAAATAATTTGCCCACTTATCTTTGTTGTTTTTTTGGTAACGATCACAGGGTCGGTTTCTGGAGTTGCCGCTGATCCTGAAGTCAAAATGAAACCGGTGGGACATTTCGGTGGGACGACGGATGCTGTTGATGTCGCTGGCAATTATGCCTATGTTGGACAGGGGCAGGACCTTTTGATATTGGATATAACTAATCCCTCTTCACCTGTTTTAGTGAGTAAGATCATGATAGAAGGTTTAGTAAGGGACGTAAAAGTTTCCCGAGATTATGCCTATGTAGCCGATGAGGATAATGGTCTTATGATTGTTGATATCAGCAATCCTGCTTCTCCTACCCTGAAAGGAAGCTACAATATTTCCGGATATACTTATTGTGTTGCAGTTTCCGGTAATTACGCTTATGTAACTGATGACGATGGCTTTTTGATTGTTGATATCAGTAATCCTTCCGATCCGATTCTCAAAGGGCGTTATGCCGGTTCTACTGGCGATATTGCAGTTTCCGGGAATTACACCTTCGTAGCCGATTGGGATAATGGTCTTATGATTGTTGATATCAGCAATCCTTCTTCACCTGTTTTTAAAGGGAGCTACGATACTGAAGGAGGTATTTACGGTGTCTCAATTTCCGGGAATTACGCCTATGTGGCCGATGGCAATGCCGGTCTTTTGATTGTTGATGTCAGCAATCCTTCTTCTCCTACTCTCAAAGGAAGCTACAATACTGCCGGAATTGCTTGTGATGTTTCAGTTTTGGGCAAATACGCCTACGTGGCTGATAATGATAAAGGTCTTGCGATAATTGATATTAGCAATCCTTCTTCTCCAACTCTCAAAGGAAGCTGTGATACTCCAGGATATGCCAGAGATATTTCAGCTTCAGGTAATTATGTCTGTATAGCGGATAAAAATGATTTTGTGATTGTTGATATCAGCAATCCTTCTTATCCAGGTCTCAAAGAAATTTACAATACTATTGGAATGAGTAAAAGTATTTCTATTTCGGGCAATTATGCCTATGTGGCCGATTGGGATAACGGTCTTTTGATTGTTGATATCAGCAATCCTTCTTCTCCCATTCTCAAAGGAAGTTGCAATACTCCCGGATCTGCTCAAGACGTTGTGGTTTCAGGCGATTATGCTTATATAGCCGATAGGAATGATCTTGTGATTGTTGACATAAGCAATCCGTCGTCTCCAATTCTGAAAGAAACTTTCAATACTGGGGGATGGGCTCAACATATTACGGTTTCCGGCAATTATGCCTATGTAACCGACAATGCTAACGGTATTTTCATTGTTGACATCGGCAATCCTTCTTCTCCAACTCTTAAGGGGATTTATGATACTTCTCCAACCGTCATAGAAAATTATGCGTATATTGCATGTATCTGGAATGTTGAGGTTTCGGGTAATTATGCCTATGTAGCCGATGAAGGAGACGGTCTTTTGATTGTTGATATCAGCAATCCTTCTTCTCCTATTTTAACTGGAAGTTATGATACTGCAGGGCATGCTTGCGATGTTGCAGTTTCAGGAAACTATGCCTATGTAGCCGATAGCAAAAATGGGCTTGTGGTTATCGACATTAGTAATCCTTCTTCTCCGGTTATGATAGGAAGGTATGATACTGCAGGATATGCTGACCGTGTTTCAATTTCAGGCAATTACGCCTATGTAGCCGTTGATAATGGTCTTATAATCGTTGATATCAGCAATCCTTCATCTCCGATTTTAAAAGGGATTTATGCCGTTTATGCCAGTGATATTGAAGTTTCAGGGAATTATATCTATGCAATTGATGGTGTTAACGGTCTTGTTATTCTGAAAGCAAATCCTGAACATTCAGCATTTTTTGTTGCAGACTTTAGTAGTAATATCACCTCCGGTTACGCTCCTCTCTCGGTCCAGTTTAATGATCGCTCTCAGAACGCAACTTTATGGAACTGGGACTTTGGAGATGGATTTAATTCAACCGATCAAAATCCGGTCCATACTTACTCCTCAGCAGGAACCTATACTGTTAACCTGACAGTAAACAATGAAGGCAGAACAGCCTCAAAAGAGGCCGCGATCTTTGTGCTGAATGCAACAAGTCCAGGTGAAAACGGAATAGTCGGCGAAGGAAACGGTAGTTCTGGGGCAACCTTAACAACAGATACAGGCATTCCTGCAAAAGAAAGCAAAAGAACTCCCGGATTTGAAATCGTTTACGGGATGATAAGCCTGACAGTTGCATTCTGGATAAAGGAGAAATAA
- a CDS encoding ABC transporter ATP-binding protein produces the protein MAISTKKLYKKYGSRFVLEDLSLNVEKGSIYGFLGRNGAGKTTTIKLLSGLSTPTQGQIFVDGMDMSSESGKIKQLLGLVPQDSGFYDERTALSHMIYYGRLKGLSKKESLEQSRNLLDQVGLGNEMFKKVAYFSHGMKTRLGIAQALLNKPEVLVLDEPTNGLDPVGIRQIRQILRECNNRGITIFLSSHNLLEVQEICTYVGILDKGKLIAESAIEKIRHLESNGVITIGVYNLSSEMISLIKSLEFVVKTELKAENTLDIFVNSRIDVKPEINRLIVESGGRVFKLIENSLSLEDAFLNATGMNL, from the coding sequence GTGGCTATCTCTACCAAAAAACTGTACAAAAAGTACGGTTCCCGTTTTGTTCTGGAAGATCTCTCCCTGAATGTAGAAAAAGGAAGTATCTACGGTTTTTTGGGCCGGAACGGTGCCGGAAAAACAACCACAATAAAATTATTGTCAGGGCTTTCAACGCCTACACAGGGGCAAATTTTTGTTGACGGCATGGACATGTCTTCCGAATCGGGAAAGATTAAACAGCTCCTGGGTCTGGTTCCTCAGGATTCCGGTTTTTACGATGAGAGGACAGCCTTAAGCCACATGATCTATTACGGCAGGTTAAAAGGCCTGAGTAAAAAAGAGAGCTTGGAACAATCTCGGAATTTACTGGATCAGGTTGGGCTTGGCAATGAAATGTTCAAAAAAGTGGCTTATTTTTCCCATGGTATGAAAACACGGCTGGGAATTGCCCAGGCTCTTTTGAATAAGCCGGAAGTACTGGTTCTTGACGAACCAACAAACGGTCTTGATCCTGTTGGTATCCGGCAAATTCGGCAAATTCTTCGCGAGTGCAATAACAGAGGGATTACGATATTTCTTTCATCCCATAACCTTCTGGAAGTACAGGAGATCTGTACCTATGTCGGGATTCTGGACAAAGGCAAGCTTATTGCCGAAAGTGCAATTGAGAAAATTCGCCACCTTGAGTCAAATGGAGTTATTACGATTGGAGTATACAATCTCTCTTCTGAGATGATTTCTTTGATCAAGAGTCTGGAGTTTGTTGTAAAAACCGAATTGAAAGCCGAAAATACTCTGGACATTTTCGTAAATTCCAGGATAGATGTCAAACCGGAAATCAACAGGTTAATTGTTGAAAGCGGAGGCCGTGTTTTCAAACTTATAGAAAATTCTCTCTCATTGGAAGATGCTTTTCTTAATGCCACAGGAATGAATCTTTAA